One Burkholderia sp. WP9 genomic window, CGTGATGCACGTGTTGCTGGGCCGCGCGAAAGCGCTCCACCTCACCTTCGATCTGGGCGGGCTCGATCAGATAGTGGTCTACGTCGAGTGCAGCCGGGGCGATCAGATAAGCCCGCCCGATGGCGATACCGCGTGACACGGGAATTCCATGCAGCGTGAAGGACACGCGCACCTCCTCTAGTTGTGTGATGCCGCGGCAAACCGCTGCAATGCTCTCAGACACTCTGCGCCATTATAAATTCCGCGCCCTTCGCCGGTATGTCGGGCCTGTGTGCAGCGCAGCACGAATTACCGTAAGCGAGCTGCCAACGAGCCTTCATCTGACTCGCGTTCCAGCAACGTGAACCGTATGCGAATGTCGATGTGCGGGCCTCACGCGCTTTCGCCCGACCATTGTCACGCGCTAAAAAAAACGCCGCGGACAGCCGCGGCGTTTGCGCATATCGCAACGTGGAGGTGCTCACTGACCCTCGCCGAATTTATCGGCAATCAGTTTCAGCAATGCGTCCATCGCTTCTTTTTCGTCAGCGCCTTCTGTTTCGATCAGCACCGTGCTGCCGATGCCCGCGGCCAGCATCATCACGCCCATAATGCTCTTGGCATTGATACGGCGGCCGTTACGGCTCATCCAGATTTCCGCCTGGTAGTTGCCTGCGAGTTGCGTCAACTTGGCCGACGCGCGCGCGTGCAGCCCCAGCTTGTTCACGATAGTCGTTTCCTGTTGCAGCATGTGATGGTCCGAAGCGCGGGTAAGTGTGGTTATGAAAGGTGAATCCGCAAACCAGTGGCATTGCGGGCGAAAACCCGGCAACCGGGCGATCCGCTTACAAGCCGGCTGAGTCGGCTTTTTGCGTCAGATCGGCGTCGACCGGCAAGGCCGGCAAACACGCGCCGCCGGATGCCGCATCGGGCGGCAGTGCGGGCAAACAGTCGCCGGACTCCGCGGTGGGCGCGACGGGTGCCGGCGTGGCCGGTCCGATGGCGTGCACGCCCTTGGTGGCGCCGGCGAGTGCCTTGTCGACCAACGTGTCGAGCGGTGTGGCGCGATAACAGACCGCGCGCACCAGCATCGGCAGGTTGACGCCGCACAGCACGCGCACATCCGGTATTGAAGCGAGCCGGCCGGCGATATTCGCCGGCGTGGCGCCAAACATATCCGTGAGGACGAGCGCGCCGTTTTCTTCCTTGAGACGTTCGATCTCCGCGTGCGCGAATGCAACCTGCTGCGCGGGATCGCAATCCGGCGATACGTCGATCACGCCGATGCGCGCCGGCAAGCCACCATAGATGTGCGAAATGCAATCGCGCAACGCGGTGGCGAACGGAGCGTGCGCAATGATCAGAATGCCTGCCATGTCAGCCTTACTGCGAAAGAACGGCCCCAACCGTGGACCGGGACGAAGCCCGGTTCGTCAGCGCCCTCGACCGGCCGTGGGCCATGAGGGCCGGAACGCGTGAATCGACGAGCGCCCCGCCGCGCGGCACCGAGCCGGCGCTAGCGAAAACCTGCCCGCTCATTGCCCGCGATCCATCTCCATGACACCGTCGAGGTGCCATCGAAACGGCTTGGCGCGCGAGAGCGGGCATTGTATCAGGCTCATTTTCGCGCCAAAGCCGGCGTGCTGCCTGATGCGGATTTAATACACAGTTTGGGGATCATGGCGGCCATTCAAGAGCGCAAATCGGCCCAGATCATCAACCTGCCGCCCGCTCCAATGCGTCGATGAACATGGCGGCGACGTCGAAACCGGTCTGATCCATGATCTCGCGGAAACATGTCGGGCTGGTCACATTCACTTCGGTCAGCCAGTCGCCGATCGCGTCCAGCCCGACCAGCAGCAGACCGCGCGCGGCGAGCACCGGCGCCAGCGTATCGGCGATCTTGCGGTCGTGCTCGGTCAGCGGACGCGCTACCCCAAGGCCGCCGGCCGCGAGGTTGCCGCGCACTTCATTACCCTGAGGAATACGGGCCAGCGAATAAGGCACGGCTTCGCCACCGATCAGCAAAATACGCTTGTCGCCCTCCTTGATTTCGGGAATGAATTTCTGCGCCATCACCGAACGCGCGCCGTCGTGACTCAGCATTTCGATGATCGAGCCGAGGTTCATGCCGTCGGCTTTCACGCGGAACACGCCCATGCCGCCCATGCCGTCGAGCGGCTTCAGGATCACGTCGCCATGTTCCTCGTGGAAGGCACGTAAGCGGGTCGCGTCGCGCGTGACCAGCGTAGGCGTGACGAACTGCGCGAATTCGCCGATGGAGAGTTTTTCCGAGTGGTCGCGAATCGATTGCGGCTTGTTGAAAATGCGCGCGCCGGCGCGTTCGGCCATTTCCAGCAGCCAGGTCGACGTGACATATTCCATGTCGAATGGCGGGTCTTTGCGCATCACCACCGCGCTGAATGTCTTGAGCGCGCGCGGCGTGGCGGCTTCCGCGTCGTACCAGACGTCGCGATGAAGATCGGCGCCGTCGCCGACAATCGCCACGCGCTGCACGTTCGCCTCGACGTCGCCGCCCGTCCACGCCAGATGCTTAGGCTCGCACGTGTAGACCACATGACCGCGGCGCGCCGCCTCGGCCATCATCGCGTAGGTCGAATCTTTGTAGATCTTGAATTGCGAGAGCGGGTCGGCGATGAAAAGAATGTCCATGAAGGTCCTGGTGCGCCCTGATGGGCTTGGCGTTGATCGTAAATATAGTCGTTGAAAATGGCGATGGCGGCACGCATGCCGCCATCGACCACCCAAGGTTGCTTAGACCTGAATCGCTTCCGGATCGGTCTTTTCCAGTTCGACCGAGGCGGCCAGCAGCCCCAGCCGCGCCACCACACCGTACATATAGAAGCGGTTCGGCGGCGCCGCGCCGGGTTTGGCGTGCGCGTCGGGCAGCGCCGTGTGCTCGAAGCCGAGCGGCACGAAGTGCATGCCGGGTGCGTTCAGATTCTGATCGCGATCGCGGCTGCCGTGCACGCGGTAGAAGCCGCCCACGACATATCGGTCGATCATGTACACGACCGGCTCGGCCACTTCCTCGCCAATGCGCTCGAAGGTGTACACGCCTTCCTGCACGATCACGTCGTGCACTTCCAGGCCGTCTTTGGTCGCCGCCATCTTGGCGCGTTCGCGCTTGGTAAGCGCGGCAACTTCCGACGCGTCGTGCACGGTCATCACACCCATGCCATAAGTGCCCGCATCCGACTTGATGACGACGTACGGTTTCTCGGAGATGCCGTACTCGCGATACTTCTTGGCAATCTTCTTCAGCACGCCGTCGATCGCATCCGCTAGCGCTTCCTCACCGGTGCGTTCCTGGAAATCGACGCCTTCCACATGCGCGAAATACGGATTGATCATCCACGGATCGATCTCGACCATCTTCGCAAACTTCTTCGCGACGTCGTCATAACAGGAAAAATGCGTCGATTTGCGGCGAACGGCCCAGCCGGCATGCAGCGGCGGCAGCAAATATTGTTCGTGCAGATTTTCGAGCACAGGCGGAATGCCGCCCGACAGATCGTTATTCAGCAGAATCGAGCACGGGTCGAAATTCTTCAGACCAAGACGACGCTGCGAGCGCTCGAGCGGTTCGAGCACGAGCTTCTGCCCGTCGGAAAGCGCGATCGTGACCGGCCCGTTGATGGTTTCGTCGAGCGTGCCGAAACGCACGTTCAAGCCGGCCTGGCGCATGATCGCAGCCAGCCGGGCGACATTCTCGAGATAAAACGCGTTGCGCGTGTGGCGCTCGGGAATCACCAGCAAATTCTTGGCGTCCGGGCAGATCTTCTCGATCGAGGCCATGGCGGCCTGCACGGCGAGCGGCAGCACTTCCTGCGGCAGATTGTTGAATGCGCCAGGAAACAGATTGGTGTCGACCGGCGCGAGCTTGAAGCCCGCGTTGCGCAGGTCGACGGAACAGTAGAACGGCGGCGTGTGCTCCTGCCATTCGAGCCGGAACCAGCGTTCGATGGCGGGTGTGGCGTCGAGGATCTTCCGCTCAAGATCGAGCAGCGGGCCGTTTAACGCCGTAACTAGGTGCGGAACCATTGATCACTCGCAGACTGGAGAAAAAAGATTGTAGAGCAAATGCTTTGTCCATTTGGGGACGGTTTCTCCATTCGCAAGCGGACGCGAATGCATTCTCGCTATCGCCATGATAGGCAGGGAAAACTACCGTTTACAAGATAGCGCGCAAGAAAAAAGCCCGCCATGAAGGCGGGCCAAAGTCGCTGTGCTTATTTCTGAACCGGCGAGCCCGGGAGCGCGGGCTCGCGGTACGTTGCTTACTCGACGTGTTCGCCGTGCAGGCTCACGTCCAGACCTTCGCGTTCCTGTTCTTCCGTCACGCGGATGCCCATCACCATGTCGATGATCTTCAGCAGGATGAAGCTCACCACGCCGCTGTAGATCAGCGTCGTCAGCACGCCCTTGGCCTGCAGGATCACGCTGCCGTCCGCGCCGCCGATGTCCTTGACCGCGAACACGCCGGTCAGGATCGCACCCACGATACCGCCGATGCAGTGCACGCCGAACGCGTCGAGCGAGTCGTCGTAACCGAGCTTGTGCTTGAGCCACGTTGCCGACCAGAAGCAGATCACGCCTGCCGCGATACCGATCACCAGCGAACCCGCCGTACCGACGAAGCCCGAAGCCGGCGTAATCGCCACCAGACCTGCCACGGCGCCCGACACGATACCGAGTACCGACGGCTTACCCTTGGTTGCCCATTCGGCGAACATCCATGCGAGTGCTGCTGCTGCGGTTGCCACTTGCGTTGCGAACATCGCGAAACCGGCACGGCCGTCTGCCGCCACTGCCGAACCCGCGTTGAAGCCGAACCAGCCCACCCACAGCATGGCGCCACCGATCAGCGTGAGCGTCAAGTTGTGCGGCGCCATGGCTTCCTTGCCGTAGCCGACGCGCTTGCCGAGCACCAGCGCGCAGACCAGCGCCGCGATACCGGCGTTGATGTGCACCACCGTGCCGCCCGCGAAGTCGAGGACGCCCGCGCTAGCCAGCCAGCCGGTCGGTTCCCAGACCATGTGCGCGATCGGCGAGTAGACGATGATCGACCACAGCGTCATGAAAACGAGCATCGCCGAGAACTTCATACGGTCGGCAAACGCGCCCGTGATCAGTGCCGGGGTGATGATCGCGAACGTCATCTGATAGACGACATAGACCGTTTCCGGGATCGTCGGCGCGAGGTGGCTGACGGTCAGCGTCGTGGCCTTGTCGCCCTTGATGTAGTTCATGCCCGCCATGAAGAAGCGCGAGAAACCGCCAATGAACGAATTGCCCGGCGTGAAGGCGAGCGTGTAGCCCACCACGACCCAGATGATCGACACGAGGCAGGTGATCGCGAAGCTTTGCATCAGGATCGCGAGCACGCTCTTCTTGCGGACCATGCCGCCGTAGAACAGTGCCAGACCCGGGATCGTCATGAATAGCACGAGCGCGGTGGAGGTCAGCATCCAGGCGGTATCGCCGGAGTTGATCTTCGACGAATCGACCGAGAACGGCGCGGTCGGGGCAGCCGGCGCAGCGTCCGATGCTGCGGGTGCGGCGGCGGCCGCGCTGGCAGCCGGTGCGGCGGACGCGTCCGCGGCCGGTGCCGAAGCCGCGGCGGCAGCAGGCGCTGCCGAAGCGGCTGCGGGGGCGGAAGCGTCGTCCGCGAGGGCGGCGCCGATACCGCCCGCGAGCAGCGAACCGGCCATCAGCAAGGACATCATTAATTTGCGCATCTTTCGTTTCCTCTTGTCGCTATCTGTGTCGCTATCTTTTGGTATTACAGAGCGTCCGCGCCGGTCTCCCCGGTGCGAATCCGAATCACTTGCTCGATCGGCGTGACGAAGATCTTGCCGTCGCCGATCTTGCCGGTGCGTGCCGCGCGCTCGAGCGCCTCGATCGCCTGGTCGACGATGTCGTCCGAGACCGCAGCCTCGATCTTCACCTTCGGCAGGAAATCGACGACGTATTCAGCGCCGCGATACAGCTCCGTGTGGCCTTTCTGGCGACCAAAACCTTTGACTTCAGTCACCGTGATGCCCGAGACGCCGATGGCCGACAAGGCTTCGCGCGCCTCATCGAGCTTGAACGGCTTGATGATTGCGGTAATGAGTTTCATGAAATCCCTCGCTAGTTGCGTAACCCGTTTTGCGTACCCGTAACCCGTTCGCGTGGTCTCGTTTCGCTGCCGGCAAACAGGTGCCGGCAGAGCGCGCGGGGCAGTAACAGCAACTCGCATGCCATGTTGTGTCAGACTCCGCACCGCAGGCCTCGCAAAAGGGGCGCAAAGGGCCCTGGCCGGAAGGCCAGCGCTGGCGGGGCAAGCTGGCGCGGCTTATGGATCGTTGCTAGAGTGTTCGAAGGTTCTGAACGCACGGGCGCGCACCAAAGGGGCCCATACGGCCGCGGCGCGCAACGGGTCATGCACCAACAGCGCCCATTTAACGCGACAAAGCACAGACGCAACGAAACATGCACACTTTTTGTGCAACAAAGGGAACACCATGAAACAACCGAATGATGTTTTTAACGACTTTCAGGCCCGCATGAGCGAGCTGTTCAAGAACTCGCCGGCCAAAGATGTCGAACGCAACGTGAAGGCCATGCTGTCGCAGGGCTTTTCGAAGCTCGACCTGGTCACCCGCGAAGAATTCGATACGCAGACCCAGGTGCTGGTGCGCACCCGCGCGCGCCTCGAAGAACTGGAGCGCCGTGTCGCCGAACTCGAACAGAAGCTGCCGGTCACGCAAACACCCTAAATAGGTCTGCTCGCGGCTCATCCGCCGCGCAGTGCTGCACATCACAGGCAAGCGAGCCGTGACGTCATCAGCGTTTTAGGGGACTTGCGCGCGCCGCTGGCGCGCCGTCCGACGGGAGAAAACATGTCGCTTGCCGTGGTGCGCAGTCGCGCGCCGGCCGCTGGCCGCGCGCCCGAAGTAACCGTCGAGGTCCACCTCGCGAACGGATTACCCTCTTTTTCGATTGTCGGCCTGCCTGATCTGGAAGTGCGCGAAAGCCGCGAGCGCGTGCGCGCGGCGCTGCAGAACTGCAACTTCGACTTTCCTGTGCGGCGCATTACCGTCAATCTCGCGCCGGCCGATTTACCAAAGGAATCCGGCCGCTTCGATCTGCCGATCGCTTTGGGCATTCTCGCGGCGAGCGGCCAGATTCCCGCGGAGTCCTTGCTGCATCGCGAATTCGCGGGCGAACTCTCGTTGACGGGCGCGCTCCGGCCAATGCGCGGCGCCTTCGCCATGGCCTGCGGAACCGCGCGCAGCGGCGTGGCTCACGCCGGAGCAACTTCGTCTGGTATGTCTGGCGAGCTTGCTGCATCCGGGCCGCCTGCTCATTCCACTCCACAGCTCTATCTGCCCGCCGCGAGCGCGGCGGAAGCGGCGCTCGTGCCCGGCGTCGACGTCTACGGCGCCGCCGATCTGCCTTCGCTGTGCGCTCACCTGGCCGGTGCGCCCGACGCGCGGCTTTATCCGCTCGCCGCGCCGGATCTCGCCGAGTGCGCCACCGCCGTCGTTCCGGATATGGGCGACGTGATCGGTCAGCGCGGCGCGCGCCGGGCTCTCGAAGTCGCTGCGGCCGGCGGGCATCACGTGCTGCTGGTCGGGCCGCCCGGTGCGGGCAAATCGATGCTCGCCGCCCGCCTGCCGAGCCTGTTGCCACCCATGACCGACGACGAAGCGCTCAGCTCCGCCGCTTTGCTGTCCGCCAGCCGGGCCGGTTTTACGCCGTCGCAATGGCGTCGACGGCCGTTTCGCGCTCCGCATCACTCGTCTAGCGCCGCAGCGCTGGTGGGCGGGCGCAATCCGCCGCAGCCCGGTGAAATCACGCTGGCGCACCTTGGCGTGCTGTTTCTGGACGAGCTACCCGAGTTCCACCGCGACGTGCTCGAAACGCTGCGTGAGCCGCTCGAAGCGGGCCGCATCACGATTTCACGCGCTGCCTTGCAGGTGGACTTTCCGGCTGCCTGCCAGTTGATCGCCGCCATGAATCCGTGTCCGTGCGGCTGGCGCGGCGATCCCCAAGGCCGCTGCCGGTGCACACCCGAGATCGCCGCGCGTTACTTGCGCAAGCTCTCCGGGCCCCTGCTCGACCGGATCGACATCCAACTCGAAATTCCGGCGCTCACACCGTCGGAACTGTCCGCCCGTTCGACAGCCGCCGGGGAGACAAGCGCGGCCATTGCCGTGCGCGTGAACCGCGCACGCGAGCGCCAGTTGAGCCGCCAGGGCAAAACCAATCGGGAATTGGGAGGACGGGAAGTAGACGAGGTCTGCCGCCCCGACGCAGCGGGCGAAGGTTTGCTACGCGAAGCCGGAGAGCGCTTCGGATGGTCCGCGCGTGCGTACTACCGGGTTCTGAAGGTGGCGCGCACCATTGCCGACCTTGCCGGCACAGCCATGCCGAACGCCGCGCAGATCGGCGAAGCGATCCAATATCGGCGGGCTTTTGGCTCTCTATGAGGCGAAAAACTTGCTGTCAAGACTTGACTTATGCACATGCTCACGTTCCAGACAGATTTTGATACATCTGAAAGGTCCACCGCGAGCAGCATCCAAAAGGCATTGATTTGACTGGCTTTTTTCAGCGGCGTCGAACCGGGCGAATCTGACAGAGTGCCCATAGAATGGGCATCTCCGAGCGATTCGGGCGAGTTCTCAACAGAGTTATCCACAGGCTCTGTGAGTAATAGAAAAACTTCAACGTAAACCGTGAATTAGCGTGCAATTCTGCGAAGGAACTTTCACTGTGCGGCGCGCATGCACCGCGATCCATCAGGCGTCGCATCGGCCAAAAATACGGCTCTCAATACAGTTGGAACGACGAAAAAAACTGGTCGACCTGTTCCTGCTGCATCGGCTTGGGTGAAATGATGGCCGCCTGGTAGACATGCCGCCCGCGCGCCACCAGCCGGGCGTAGACAGTGCGGGCTTCGTGCTGCGAGCCCGCCTCACCGCTCAGCTTCATTTCCAGACCGAGCACCTGGCCGCCGGCCGCCAGTGGGATCTGCACCGCGCGAGCTTCCGGCGCGGCGCCCACGTTGCGGGCAAGACCGTTGCGCAGGAACTCGAGTGCGGCGCGCTGCGTGGCTTCCCTGTCGTTGGGCAACATCACCGTGCCGACCGCGAAGACAGCGTCGCCGGCTTCGGCCGTCTGCATCGCCATCTGCATAGGCGTGCCGTCGATCTGGACGGCACGCTGATCGTTGCCCGGTTTCGCCGGCAGGTCGACGGTGTAGCCGTTGTCGTTGTTCGTGATGGTGCGCCAGTCGAAGGTCGGCGAGCATGCGCTCAACGCGCAGCCCAACGCGATACTGCAAGCCAGCG contains:
- the gshB gene encoding glutathione synthase, which encodes MDILFIADPLSQFKIYKDSTYAMMAEAARRGHVVYTCEPKHLAWTGGDVEANVQRVAIVGDGADLHRDVWYDAEAATPRALKTFSAVVMRKDPPFDMEYVTSTWLLEMAERAGARIFNKPQSIRDHSEKLSIGEFAQFVTPTLVTRDATRLRAFHEEHGDVILKPLDGMGGMGVFRVKADGMNLGSIIEMLSHDGARSVMAQKFIPEIKEGDKRILLIGGEAVPYSLARIPQGNEVRGNLAAGGLGVARPLTEHDRKIADTLAPVLAARGLLLVGLDAIGDWLTEVNVTSPTCFREIMDQTGFDVAAMFIDALERAAG
- a CDS encoding P-II family nitrogen regulator, with the translated sequence MKLITAIIKPFKLDEAREALSAIGVSGITVTEVKGFGRQKGHTELYRGAEYVVDFLPKVKIEAAVSDDIVDQAIEALERAARTGKIGDGKIFVTPIEQVIRIRTGETGADAL
- a CDS encoding PTS mannose transporter subunit IIA encodes the protein MAGILIIAHAPFATALRDCISHIYGGLPARIGVIDVSPDCDPAQQVAFAHAEIERLKEENGALVLTDMFGATPANIAGRLASIPDVRVLCGVNLPMLVRAVCYRATPLDTLVDKALAGATKGVHAIGPATPAPVAPTAESGDCLPALPPDAASGGACLPALPVDADLTQKADSAGL
- a CDS encoding YifB family Mg chelatase-like AAA ATPase — its product is MSLAVVRSRAPAAGRAPEVTVEVHLANGLPSFSIVGLPDLEVRESRERVRAALQNCNFDFPVRRITVNLAPADLPKESGRFDLPIALGILAASGQIPAESLLHREFAGELSLTGALRPMRGAFAMACGTARSGVAHAGATSSGMSGELAASGPPAHSTPQLYLPAASAAEAALVPGVDVYGAADLPSLCAHLAGAPDARLYPLAAPDLAECATAVVPDMGDVIGQRGARRALEVAAAGGHHVLLVGPPGAGKSMLAARLPSLLPPMTDDEALSSAALLSASRAGFTPSQWRRRPFRAPHHSSSAAALVGGRNPPQPGEITLAHLGVLFLDELPEFHRDVLETLREPLEAGRITISRAALQVDFPAACQLIAAMNPCPCGWRGDPQGRCRCTPEIAARYLRKLSGPLLDRIDIQLEIPALTPSELSARSTAAGETSAAIAVRVNRARERQLSRQGKTNRELGGREVDEVCRPDAAGEGLLREAGERFGWSARAYYRVLKVARTIADLAGTAMPNAAQIGEAIQYRRAFGSL
- a CDS encoding ammonium transporter, with amino-acid sequence MRKLMMSLLMAGSLLAGGIGAALADDASAPAAASAAPAAAAASAPAADASAAPAASAAAAAPAASDAAPAAPTAPFSVDSSKINSGDTAWMLTSTALVLFMTIPGLALFYGGMVRKKSVLAILMQSFAITCLVSIIWVVVGYTLAFTPGNSFIGGFSRFFMAGMNYIKGDKATTLTVSHLAPTIPETVYVVYQMTFAIITPALITGAFADRMKFSAMLVFMTLWSIIVYSPIAHMVWEPTGWLASAGVLDFAGGTVVHINAGIAALVCALVLGKRVGYGKEAMAPHNLTLTLIGGAMLWVGWFGFNAGSAVAADGRAGFAMFATQVATAAAALAWMFAEWATKGKPSVLGIVSGAVAGLVAITPASGFVGTAGSLVIGIAAGVICFWSATWLKHKLGYDDSLDAFGVHCIGGIVGAILTGVFAVKDIGGADGSVILQAKGVLTTLIYSGVVSFILLKIIDMVMGIRVTEEQEREGLDVSLHGEHVE
- a CDS encoding HPr family phosphocarrier protein, whose amino-acid sequence is MLQQETTIVNKLGLHARASAKLTQLAGNYQAEIWMSRNGRRINAKSIMGVMMLAAGIGSTVLIETEGADEKEAMDALLKLIADKFGEGQ
- a CDS encoding accessory factor UbiK family protein; translation: MKQPNDVFNDFQARMSELFKNSPAKDVERNVKAMLSQGFSKLDLVTREEFDTQTQVLVRTRARLEELERRVAELEQKLPVTQTP
- the gshA gene encoding glutamate--cysteine ligase — translated: MVPHLVTALNGPLLDLERKILDATPAIERWFRLEWQEHTPPFYCSVDLRNAGFKLAPVDTNLFPGAFNNLPQEVLPLAVQAAMASIEKICPDAKNLLVIPERHTRNAFYLENVARLAAIMRQAGLNVRFGTLDETINGPVTIALSDGQKLVLEPLERSQRRLGLKNFDPCSILLNNDLSGGIPPVLENLHEQYLLPPLHAGWAVRRKSTHFSCYDDVAKKFAKMVEIDPWMINPYFAHVEGVDFQERTGEEALADAIDGVLKKIAKKYREYGISEKPYVVIKSDAGTYGMGVMTVHDASEVAALTKRERAKMAATKDGLEVHDVIVQEGVYTFERIGEEVAEPVVYMIDRYVVGGFYRVHGSRDRDQNLNAPGMHFVPLGFEHTALPDAHAKPGAAPPNRFYMYGVVARLGLLAASVELEKTDPEAIQV